GCGCCGGCTGTTTTTTTTGCGCTTTTCCTGTTTTGTTCGGCCTTCTCCATCGTGCTATCCCAGGTTGCCCTGGGCTTGGCGCTGGGGGCATTCGTGGTCATCGCCCTGCAGAAGCGGTATCAGCCCTTCGTGGGTTGGCTGGGCTACTTCTGGGCGGCGGCCGCCCTGTGGGCAGGCTGGTTATGCATCTCCTCGATATTGGGCCCCGCGCCGTTGCGATCGCTGCTCATGTGCCGCCAGGAGTGGCTGTTCTCGGTGGTCGTGATAGGAGTCTTTCTGTTTCGGCGAGCCCGTCACGGACCGATGCTCATGGTCAGTCTTGCGGCCGGAGTCATTCTGATATCACTGTATGGCCTGATCCAGTTCTTTACCGGCGTGACCTGGTTCTCATCCTGCCCGCCGGTGCCGGCTCCCGTGTTTGGCTACAGGTTGACCGGCACCTTTGCCGGCAATGTAACGTTCGGAAACTACTTCGCGGTGGCCTCAGCCGGGCTGCTCGGTTACGCCATGTCCTCCGGTGTTCGCGATTCGCGCCTGCATTGGAGGGTTGTCCTGGCTGCGGGCATCATGGGCGGTCTGGTGACGATCCTGAGTTTCAGCAGGAGCGCCATCGCCGCTCTCGTGGGCAGCGTTGTGATCATGCTTGCCGTTATCGGACATCGACGCTGGAAGCTGTCGGTAGCGGTTGTCATCATCCTGCTGGCCTCTCTCGTGTTCATTCCCGGAGTGGGGGACAGGTTTGTGGGTCACTTCAGCCGGGATTTCGGCGGAAGG
The genomic region above belongs to Acidobacteriota bacterium and contains:
- a CDS encoding O-antigen ligase family protein — translated: MTRTDDIGVFLDRAPAVFFALFLFCSAFSIVLSQVALGLALGAFVVIALQKRYQPFVGWLGYFWAAAALWAGWLCISSILGPAPLRSLLMCRQEWLFSVVVIGVFLFRRARHGPMLMVSLAAGVILISLYGLIQFFTGVTWFSSCPPVPAPVFGYRLTGTFAGNVTFGNYFAVASAGLLGYAMSSGVRDSRLHWRVVLAAGIMGGLVTILSFSRSAIAALVGSVVIMLAVIGHRRWKLSVAVVIILLASLVFIPGVGDRFVGHFSRDFGGRFEGGRVFIWKTSLKVIAENPLTGVGASNFQEAYAGHLRPDVSPIRRITHAHNDFLHAAAIAGLPGSLAFTLLWLAALGYLSVGYVRCRRHGPAERLPYLAAALGASLCFLGTSMYHGTFADEEVRQLLMFFWGGGLAAFCYGRRAAPPVGS